The genomic segment CTGCTTTGGGCCGCTTTGGCTTGCTTGGGCGCTGAAAGCCTGCCGGCAGCGCTCGCTCGCTATGAATTCAAGCGTCTGGAGATGGCGATGGAATTCAGGCTGGTGCTGCACGCCGCAGACCAGACCACCGCTGAGCGGGCCGCAGATGCGGCTTTCCAACGAATCCAGCAACTCAACGACATCATGAGCGATTACGACCCGGACAGCGAGTTGAGCAAGCTCTCGCACAGCTCGGGCCAGGGGCAGGCGGTGCATGTGAGTGATGACTTATGGTTTGTGCTGGAGCGGGCGCAAGCCCTGGCTGAGCGGAGCGGGGGCGCATTCGATGTGACGGTCGGGCCGTACGTGAATTTATGGCGCAGGGCGCGGCGGCAGCACAAGCTGCCAGACCCGGCGCGCCTGGCCCGGGCCGGCGAGGCGGTAGGATACAAACATGTCCGGCTCGACCCGGAGCGGCATACGGTGGAACTGCTGGCGCCCAACATGCGGCTGGACCTGGGAGGGATTGCCAAGGGCTATGCAGTGGACCAGGCCTTAAAGGCGTTGCGCGAGCAAGGGATTCGCCAAGCGCTGATCGAGGCCGGCGGCGATATGGGCGTGAGCGAACCGCCTCCGGGCAAGACGGGCTGGCGCATCGAGTTGTCGTCGGTCGATGACACCAACGCGCCTCCGGCCCGATTCCTGTTATTGAAGAACTGCGCTATCTCGACCTCCGGCGACCTGTACCAGCGGTTGGAGATCAATGGGAAACGCTATTCGCACATCGTCGATCCGCATACCGGGATCGGGTTGACGGACCACAGCGTGGTCAATGTCATC from the Verrucomicrobiia bacterium genome contains:
- a CDS encoding FAD:protein FMN transferase, translated to MQTFRAGLLLWAALACLGAESLPAALARYEFKRLEMAMEFRLVLHAADQTTAERAADAAFQRIQQLNDIMSDYDPDSELSKLSHSSGQGQAVHVSDDLWFVLERAQALAERSGGAFDVTVGPYVNLWRRARRQHKLPDPARLARAGEAVGYKHVRLDPERHTVELLAPNMRLDLGGIAKGYAVDQALKALREQGIRQALIEAGGDMGVSEPPPGKTGWRIELSSVDDTNAPPARFLLLKNCAISTSGDLYQRLEINGKRYSHIVDPHTGIGLTDHSVVNVIAPQGIISDSLTKVVAVLGPKKGLEFIERTPGVVARTMRDIGGRIEVSESRGFAQYYERN